The DNA sequence CGCGGGCGTGGTGGCGCAGTGCGGCGGCGATGTTGGTGACCCCGTCCAGGCGTAGCGCGGTGATGGCCAGGTTCCGCAGCGCGGCCATGGTCTGTGGCCCGGCGCCGGTACGCACTGCTGATCGGTCCTCGTCGAAGGAGACATCGCGGACCCAGTGCAGCCGGTTCTCGATGCCCCAGTGCCCGCGGATCCAGCCGGCGAGCAGCGCCGGATCAGCGTCCGCGCCGCCCAGGCTGGTGATCGCGTAGACGGTGACCACCCTCCAGCGCCCGCCGGGTCGCAGCGGGCGGCGCCGACGGATCACTCTGATCGCCTGAGCGGCGTGCGGGAAGAACTCGCCCCTGCCGTCCGGACACGGATCCAGGGCGACCACGCTGATCGTGCGGGTCTCGATCCGGCCGTGTCCACGAGCGCGTTGTTGCGTGCACGGTCCGACCGCCGACCACGGGATCCGGCGCAGCCGGGCGAGCAGACCGGGCTGGTTGGCCTTGACCGTCATGACGTAGTGCCCGCCACGTTCATACAGGTAATCGGCGTGCGTGCGCTGAGTGTGCAGGGCATCTGCGGTCACGACGACGCCATGCAGGTCCAGTCCGGACAGCACGGTCACGGCGGCAGTCAGCTCCGCAGCCTTGGCCGGGACCTGGGTCTGGGCCAGCACGACGCCGCTGGCCTGATCGATCACCGACACCAGATGTGGGAGTCCGTCGGGGGTACGGGCGCCGCGCACGGTCTTGCCGTCCAGTGCCCAGACCGGTCGCTGTTCTCGACGGGGCCGATCGACACCGGTCGGTCGTGTACCCAGCTGCGCGCTGGTCCAGGACCCCCGGGCTGCTTCCAGCGCGGCGGGATCGAGCTGCTGGAGCAGCCGGCGGATCGTCGACTCGTGTGGTACCACCAGCGCCGCGTGTTCCGGGTCGATGGCGAGCCGGTCGGCGAGTTCGATCAGCACGCCGGCGCCGACGTCACGGGCGTGTTCGGCGATCGCGGTGAACGAGCGGGCACCGGCCAGCACCGCGCACGCAGCCAGCACCAGCACCGGCAACAGGGCATGACGGACTCCGCGAGCTCGTCGCGGGTCGGGCACTTGACCGACGTGTCCGACCGTTCCGCACCACCGGGTACCGGGACCCGTTCCCGCGCCTGGGCCATCGCCCTGTGCTGGACGGCGATCGTCGTCGACGGCTACGACCTCATCGTCTACGGCACCGTGCTGCCCACCCTGATCGCCGGTGAGTGGGCGCTCGACGCGGGCACCGCGGGCTGGATCGGGTCACTGGCACTGGTCGGCATGCTCGTCGGCGCGCTGCTCGCCGGGACCGTCACCGACCGCATCGGCCGACGCCGGCTGATGATCATCTGCATCGCCTGGTTCTCGGTCGCGATGGCGCTGTGTGCCCTCGCGCCGTCGCCGGAGGTGTTCGGCCTGCTGCGGTTCGTCGCGGGCATCGGGCTGGGCGGGGTGGTGCCGACCGCGATCGCGCTGACCGTCGAGTACGCCCCGGCCGGGCGGCGCAACGCGGCGAACGCCCTGATGTTCTCCGGCTACTCCGTCGGCGGCGTCGTCGCGGCGCTGTCCGGGATCGTGCTGCTGGAGCAGCTGGGCTGGCGGGCGCTGTTCTGGATCGGCGCCGGGGTCGGCGCGGTGCTGCTCGTCGTCGTCGCGGTGGCGCTGCCGGAGTCGGTGGCCTACCTGGTCGGGCGCGGTCGCCGCGCGGAGGCGGCCGCACTGGCCGCCCGCTACGGGATGCCGGTCCCCGACGACGCCCCGCCCGGTGCCGGCCGCGCCGGGCTGCGTGCGCTGCTCGACCGCCACCACCTGCGCGGCACGCTGCTGTTCTGGGTCGGCACCGGGTTCGGGCTGCTGCTGGTCTACGGCCTCAACACCTGGCTCGCCCAGATCATGCGTCAGGCCGGCTACCCGCTGGGCGGGGCGCTGGCGTTCCTGCTGGCGCTCAACCTCGGCGCGATCGTCGGGGCGCCGCTGCTCGGGGCGCTCGCCGACCGCATCGGGCCGCGCCCGGTCGTCACCGGGATGTTCCTCACCGCGGCGGCGTCGATCCTGCTGCTGATGAACCGCTTCCCGACGCCGGTGCTGCTCGGCCTGATCGCCGTCGCCGGGGCCTGCACGATCGGCACGACGATCATCGTGAACTCCTACACCGCCACCTTCTACCCCGAGCACCTGCGCGCCGCCGGGCTCGGCTGGTCGCTGGGGATCGGCCGGATCGGGGCCATCGCGGGTCCGCTCTACGGCGGCGTCGTGATGGCGACCGGGGCCGGGTTCGCCGCGAACTTCCTCGCCTTCGCGATCCCCGCCGTGCTGGGCGCGATCGTCATGGTGCTGGTGCCGCGGGGCGCAGCCACGCACCCCTGACGGGGCACGTGCGCTGGCCGCGCGCGAGCGGCGACACCGCCGGATGATCGCCGGGAGCGGAGCGCGCAGCGCAGTGCGCCGCCCCGTGCACTCCACTCCCGGCGATCACCGACGGCCCGGCGTCACCGCCCGGACAGGCGCGAGCGCAGCCGCGCCACCGGCCCGGGGGTCGCGAGCCGGTCGGCGACCAGGAACCCCGACGCCCCGCCCAGCCCCGGACCGGGGTGGGTGGACGCGCCGATCTGCCACAGCCCGGGCACCGGCGTCGCGTGCCCGCCGGAGGTCGGCAACGGCCGCCACCAGAAGTTCTGGTCCAGCTCGGCCGACCCGGCGTAGGGGTCCCCGCGCAGCGCGTTCGGGTTGTGCGCGGCGATCGCGGTCGGGTCGAGCACGTCGACCCGACCGACGAGCTCGCGCAGGCCCGGCGCGTGCGCGGCGACCCGGTCGAGGACCCGCTCGGCGTAGCCCTGGGCGAGGGTGGCGTCCCAGCCGTCGGCGGTGTCCAGCTCGCCCGCCGCGTCGCCGACCGGGGCGAAGGGCAGCTCCTGGAGCTGCAGCCACAGCGCGGCGGCACCCTCGGGGACCCGGGTCGGGTCGAGCACGTGCTGCTGCCCCACGACGACGGTCGGCCGGCGCGGCAGCAGCCCCGCCTCCGCCTCGGCGCAGGCGATCGCGGTCGAGTCGGACCCGTCGCAGACGTGGACCAGGGAGACCTCGCGCAGCCGGGTGTCGGCCCACGGGACCGGCCCGGACAGCGTCACGTAGATCTGCATCGCGGCCCGGCCCGGGCGGTAGCGGGCGGCGGCGTCGGCCACCGGCGGCGGCACCACGGTGGGCGGGAGCAGCGAGCCGTAGAGCGCCGGCGGGGTCACCGAGGCCAGTACCGCGCGCCGCGCCCGGAACGCGAACCCGTCACCGGCGACGCCCGTCGCGCACCCGGAGGCGACCGTGACCCGCTCGACCCGGCAGCCGGTGTGCACCGCGACGCCGAGCTCGTCGAGCAGCCGCTCCCAGGCGGTGAGGAAGTGGCCCGCCCCGCCGGCGACGACCGGCAGCCCGGCACCGTGCATGGTCGCGGCGAAGATCGGGACCATGAGCCCGCCGGACGCGGAGTCCGGGGCCAGGCCGGCGTGCAGCAGCCACGGCGCCCAGAGCCGGTCGGTCTCGGGACCGGTGAACCGGGCGCGCATCCAGGACCGGCCGGAGGTCAGCGCGTCGCGGGCGTAGGTCGCCATCCCGGCGACGCCTGCGGCGCGGGCCAGCGTCGCGACCGGGCCGAGCATGCCGGGGGCGTGCAGCTCCGCACCGAGGAGCCCGCCGATCCCGGCGGCGTGCGCGCCGAACCGGTCGATCATGGCCCGGTAGGCGTCGCGGTCGGCCGCCTCGGCGAACCCGGCGACGGTCGCCTCGACCGACCGGTGGGCGAGCGCGACCGAGCCGTCGCCCGCGACCGTCGCGGTGAGCGGGCCGTCGGTGTTGGCGTAGGCGAGGCCGTGCCGGTGCAGGTCGTCGCCGAAGGCGGCGTAGGCCGGGCCGGTGACGAACAGCGGGTGCCAGCTCGACCAGGTGTCGTGGACGAACCCGTCGTGCTCCTGGGCGGCGACGAACCCACCGACCCGGTCGTGGTCCTCGACGAGCGCGACCGACCAGCCCCCACGGGCGAGTCGGGCGGCCGCGACCAGACCGTTGATGCCGCCGCCGACGACGACGGCGTCGTACGTGGCGTGCACGGCTCAGCCCTCGACCAGTGCGAGCACGCGCGCCGGGCTGCCCGAGCCGCCGATGATCGGCAGCGGGCACACCACCAGCACCGCGCCGGTGGCCGGGAGCTGGTCGAGGTTGCGCAGGCTGGTCAGCCCCCACTTGTCCGCGCCCATCAGCTCGGAGTGGCACGGGAACGCGGGCTCCAGGTTCGGCGCCTGCCCCGCGTCGGTGCCCACGGTCTCCACGCCCAGGCCGGTGATCGGGGTCTCGCGCGCCAGCCACCGCGCGCACTCCGGTGCGACGCCCGGGGTGTGCGGTCCGTTCTCGTCGGCGTTGGCGAAGGCCGCCTCGTCCTCCCCGCGGGCCGACCACCCGGTGCGCAGCAGCAGCCACCCGCCCGCGGGCAGCGGACCGTTCTCCGCCTCCCACGCCGCGACGTCGGCGATCTGCAGCAGGTAGTCGGGGTCCTTCTCGGCCTCGGCGGTCCGGTCGATCACCGCGACCGGCGCGACGAGGGTCGACAGCGGCGCCTGCGAGACGTCGAGGCCGTCCCTGCCGGTGATCCAGTGGTTGGGCGCGTCGAGGTGGGTGCCGGTGTGCTCGCCGGTGCGGATGTTGTTCCAGTACCAGGCCGGGCCGCGGTCGTCGTAGCGGGAGATCTCCTCCAGCTCGAACCGCGCGGTCTGGCCGAACGGCTCGGGCAGCTCGAGGATCGGCGTCGAGGCCTGCAGCGGGGTCGTCAGGTCGACGACCCGGACCGAGCCGGAACGCGCGGCGTCGAGCAGGGCGGAGAGGACGGACACGGGGACCTCCAGGTCGGTCGGGACGTGCCGGACAGCTTCGTCGCACCGATGCCTGTCCGGCCATCCGTTCCGCGCGGCGGCTGTCCGCTCAGGGTCAGCCGCCCAGAGGTCGGCCGCCCAGGTCAGCCGCGCAGGGTCTCCGACGGCGACTCCCCGAACCGCTCCCGGTAGGCGACGGCGAACCGGCCCAGGTACGCGAAGCCCCAGTCCGCGGCGACCTGGGACACCGTGCGCCGAGTCGGGTCGGACTCGGTGAGCTCGGCCCGCACACCGGCCAGCCGTGCCTCGCGCAGCCGCGCGGTCGGCGTGGTGTCGAGGTGGCGGCGGAAGCCCTCCTGCAGGCTGCGGACCGAGAGCCCGACGGCCTCGGCGACGTCGTCGACGGTCAGCGGCTCGCGCGCGTGCCCCTCGATCAGCGCCTCCGCGCGGCGGATCACCTTCGGCACCGCGGGCGGCGGGTCGGCCGCGGCGAGCAGCTCGTCGCTGGACGAGTGCGGCACCGCGGCGAGCAGCTGGCTCATCAGCAGCTGCTCGGCCTGGGCACGCAGCACGGGGTGGGTGAGGCCGCCGGGGCCGTCGAGGTCGGTGCGGACCATGTCCACCGTCGACAGCCAGGACCGCGCGGCCGGGGTGGTGAGGTCGACGCTGGTCGCCAGCCGCAGCGGCTTCGACGGCGGGCGGCCCAGCAGCCGGTGCAGCTGCCCGGTCAACGCCTCGCGCTCGACCCGCACGATGAGCTGCTCGTTCCCGGACTCCCAGGTCATGTCCAGGCCGGCGTCCGGGTCGGGCACCGACGCCGTGCGGGCGTCGGAGACGACCTCGGTGCCGCCGGTGCGCACCAGGGCGCGCCCGGAGAGCGGGATCTGGACCAGGACGAACGAGCGCAGCGGCTGCGGCCTGATCCGTACCGCCGCCCCGTAGGAGAGGTAGGACAGCCCGACCGCCCCGAACGCGGCCGTGTTGAACCGGACCGGCGCCGGTGTCGCGGGGTCCACCGGCTCCAGCCGGTGCGGGCAGAACACCTCGCCGACCCGCTCGCGGGCCTCCTCCAGGTCCGGCGAGTGCACCCGTCGGAAACCGCTCAGCACCTCGGTCATGGCACCTCCTCGTGCTCGACCCCGGTTCGTGCGTCCCGGCCGCGTCCCACGGACAGCGACCGCGTGGTGGGGATAGTCACGCCCACCATATAGCCAAATGATGACTGCCATCACGCGTCCGCTAGATGACCGTCATGTTTCGGAGGCTCCCATGACTGACCTGCACGGCCGCACGGTGCTGGTGACCGGCGGATCGACCCTGGTCGGGCACGGTGTCGTCCGTGCCCTGCACGCCGCCGGGGCGTCCGTCGCGATCGCCGACATCGACGAGGCCGGCGCGAAGCCGCTGCTCGACGAGCTCGGCGGGCGCGTCGCGTTCCACCGCACCGACATCACCGACGACGACGCGGTGGCCGCCACCGTCGCCTCCGTCGCCGCCCCGTCCGGCCTGCACGGCCTGGTGAACCTGGCGTGCAGCTACCTCGACGAGGGCGCCGACACCGGTCGGGCCGACTGGCTGCGCGCGCTGGAGGTCAACCTGGTCAGCGCGGTGCAGGCCGCCCGGACCGCGCGGGCCCACCTCGCGGCGGCCCGCGGCGCGGTGGTCAACCTGACCTCGATCTCGTCGAAGGTCGCCCAGACCGGGCGCTGGGTCTACCCGGCGTCGAAGGCCGCGCTGGTGCAGGTCACCCGCTCCATGGCGATGGACCTCGCCGGCGACGGCATCCGGGTCAACTCGGTCTCCCCGGGCTGGACCTGGTCGAAGATCATGGACGACCTGTCCGGCGGCGACCGTGCGCACACCGACCGCGTCGCCGCCCCGTTCCATCTGACGGCCCGCGTCGGCGACCCGGACGAGGTCGGCGCCGTCGTCGCCTTCCTGCTCTCCCCGGCCGCCTCCGCCGTCACCGGCGCCGACTGGGCCGTCGACGGCGGCTACTCGGCGATGGGTCCGGAGCAGGCCGTTCCCGCCATCCCCCAGCTCGCGACCGCTTCGGAGTGACCACCATGAAGATCGCCGTCGTCGGGGCCGGATTCGCCGGCCTCTCCTCCGCCAAGGTCCTGACCGGTTTCGGTCACGACGTCACCGTGTTCGAGAAGGCGCCGGACGTCGGCGGGGTGTGGAGCGCCAGCCGCCGCTATCCCGGCCTGACCACGCAGAACGACAAGGGCACCTACTCGCTGTCGGACTTCCCGATGCCGAAGCACTACCCGGAGTGGCCGTCCGGCCAGCAGGTGCAGGAGTACCTGGAGTCCTACGCCCGCCACTTCGGCATCCGCGACGCGGTGCGCACCGACACCGAGGTGCTCTCCGCCGAGCCGCGCGAGGGCGGCGGCTGGACCGTCACCACCGCGGGCGCGGCCGCCGGGGTGGGCGAGTTCGACCACCTCGTCGTCGCGAACGGGATCTTCTCCGAGCCGTTCCTGCCGCCGCTGCCCGGCACCGAGGAGTACCGCGCCGCGGGCGGGCGGTACTGCGCGCCGTCGGACTTCACCGACATCGACGACGCCCGCGACCGCGACGTCGTGATCGGCTACGGCAAGTCCGGCTGCGACGTGGCGGTGGCCCTGAACAGCGTGTCGCGCACGACCACCGTGGTGGCCCGCGAGCTGCTGTGGAAGATGCCCCGCCGGATCGGCGGTGCCCTGAACTACAAGTACCTGCTGCTCACCCGGCTCGGCGAGGGCCTGTTCCGCTACGCCCACCTCGCCGGCTTCGAGAAGTTCCTGCACGGCCCGGGCAAGGGCGTGCGCAACGGCATGATGTCGAGCCTGCAGGGCCAGATCGTGCGCCAGCTCGGGCTGCAGAAGCTGGGCCTGGTGCCGGGCGGGTCGCTGGAGGACATCGCGCGCTCCACGGTGTCGCTGGCCACCGACGGCTTCTACGAGGCCGTCGCCGACGGCTCGATCACCGTCCACCGCGACACGCTCATCAGCGCGCTCGGTGCCCGCGACGGCAGGCCCGTCGCGATCCTGTCCGACGGCACCGAGGTCCCGGCCGACGTGGTCGTCGCGGCGACGGGGTTCCACCAGCGGGTGCCGTTCCTCTCCCAGGACGTGCGGGACCGGCTGGTCGACGAGCGCGGCAACTTCGAGCTCTACCGCCAGATCCACCCGCACACCGTGGCGGACCTGAGCTTCTGCGGGTACAACTCCTCGTTCCTGTCCCCGCTGTCGGCCGAGGTCGCGGCGCTGTGGATCGGGGTGCACCTGGCGGGCGGGATCGATCTGCCGTCGGTGGAGCAGCGGCGCGCCTTCGTGCAGGAGCGGCTGCGGTGGATGGAGGAGCGCACCGAGGGCAAGCACGCCCGCGGTACGAACATCATCCCGTTCTCGCTGCACAACATCGACGAGATGCTCTCGGACCTGGGCGCCGGCATCGGACGGCGCCGCCGCCTGGCCGAGTGGCTGCTCCCGGTCGACCCCGGTGCGTACGCCCGGATCACCGCCGAGCTGACCGCCCGGCACGCCCCGCTCACTGCGGCCGGGGCGGACCGGCGGACGGGGGCCCCGCTGCGGGCCGCCGGGTGACGAGCACCGCTCCCCGGCGACGCGCCGCACCGTCCCTCCCGGACGGTGCGGCGCGTCGCCGCGTTGCGGGGGCCGACCCGACCACCGCCCTGACCACCGCACCGACACCCCGCCGTCGGCCCGGCGCGCGGCCCGGCCGACGCTCGCGGCCGTACGATGCCGACGTGACGACCGTCGCCGAACCGGAGGAGATCCTCGCGCCCGTCCCGCCGCGCCGGCTGATCGTGTCGGTGTACGGGCTCTACGCCCGCGAACGCGGCGGCGCCCTGTCGGTGTCGTCGCTGGTGCGCCTGCTCGGCGGGCTCGGGGTCGACGGCCAGGCCGTGCGCTCGGCGGTGTCGAGGCTGAAGCGGCGTGGTCTGCTGGAGCCGCAGAAGGTCGGCGGCGCCGCCGGGTACCGGCTGTCGGCCGCGCTGGCCGACGTGCTCGCCGAGGGCGACGAGCGGATCTTCTCCCGGCGCCGCGCCGGTGCCGGGGAGGGCTGGATGCTGGTGGCCTTCTCGGTGCCCGAATCGGCCCGTGACCAGCGTCATCAGCTGCGCAGCCTGCTGATCCGGCTCGGCCTGGGCACCGTGGCTCCCGGCCTGTGGGTCGCGCCGGCGCACCTGGAGGCCGAGGTCTCGCACGCGCTGGACCGCGCCGGTCTGCGCGGGTACACCGAGCTGTTCCGCAGCCGGCACGTCGCCGGACGCCCACTGCGCGAGACCGTCGCGTCCTGGTGGGACCTCGACGCCCTCGCCGCGCAGTACTCGGCGTTCGTCGCCCGCCACGAGCCGGTGCTGCGCGCCTGGCGCGACGCCGACGGCACCGCCGAGCAGGCCTTCGCCGACTACGTGACGCTGGTGACCGTCTGGCGACGCCTCCCCTACCTCGACCCGGGCCTGCCGCTGGAGGCGCTGCCCGAGAACTGGGTCGGCGACCGCGCCGAGGACCTGTTCGGCGACCTGCGGGCCCGCCTGGCCGGCCCGGCACGGGAGCACGTCAGCAGCGTCCTGGACTCCTGAGCCTCCGGGAACCGCGCCGTGCGTCCGGCGGCCTGCGTGGGCAGCGCTGTCGCGCCCACCGGCCACGGGCCCCGTGCGTCGCCGGAGCAGGGACGGACCGTCGCCCGGCAGGACGATCACGGGCAGGCGCCCGGCGGAGCGACCGCGCGGGCAGGAGGTCGAACGATTCGCTTACCCGGTAAGCGAGTTCACCGAACCCCCTGGTCCGGCACGCTCCACCCGGCCACGGAACACCTCCACCCACACCGGAGCGCCGGGCCCGGTGGTCCGGACCCGGCGCGCGCGGGCGGGTGGCCGCGGTCAGACCCGGCGCGCCGCGACCGCCTCGATCTCGATCAGGGCCTCGGGCTGCCACAGGGCGGTGACACCGACGCCGGTCATCGCCGGGTAGGTCCGCCCGCACAGCTCCTTCCAGATCGCGCCGATCTCCCTGCCGCGGGCCTGGTAGCCCGGCACGTCGAGCAGGTAGATCCGGACCGACAGCAGGTCAGCGGGCTCGGAGCCCGCCGCACGCAGGGCGGTGATCACGTTGGTCAGGGCCTGCCGGAACTGGTGGACGATGTCGCCGTCGACGATCGTGCCGGTCGCGTCCATCGCGGTCTGGCCGGAGAGGTGCACGGTGTCGCCGTGCCGGACGGCGTGGGTGAAACCGGACGGCCTCGCGAGGGCGTCCGGGTTGATGAGCTCGACGTCGGATGCGGTGCCGGTGGTCATGTCAGTGCTTCCCCTTCTTCGACGGGACGGTGGTGGGCAGCCCGGCCCCGGACAGCTGCTGCCGCAGGGCGGCGCCGTCCTCGTCGGCCAGGGCGGCGGACCGCAGCCGGGCGAGCACCGCCGCGGCGTCGGCGCGGCCGCGCAGCTCGCCGGCGGCCCGGCAGAGCAGGGCGAAGCTGTCGTTGCCGTGGGCGTAGGTGGCGCCGTAGCCCTTGAGGACCTTCTGGCAGACGACGACCTCGGTGGCGAGGTCCGTGTCCTCGGCGGCGATCCCGAGCGCGAGCGCCGTCCACGCCTCGATCGCCTGCTGCTCCTCGACGAACCGCAGCGACCGCGGCCGCAGCGGACGCATCCGCGCCATCGTCGCGAGCATCGCGTAGCCGGTCACCGAGGTGGTGTCGAGGACCATGCCCTCACGGGTGACCCGGTCGACGGTGCGGGTGAACGCCCGCGACCGGCGCAGCACCTTGCCGAGCCGGTACGGCAGCGTGTCGGTGATCTCCTCGGCCTGCGGGTGCAGGTACTCGCGCACCTGGGACAGCTGCGCCGAGGTCACCCGGGCCTCCTCACGGACCCGTTCGAGACGGCGCTTGCGGGTCTTCTGCAGGGCGACGTGGATCGTGTCCTGGTAACACATCCACAGTGCCAGGTGCCGGGCCGCCTCGGTGGTGAGGCGGGCGGCGCCGGCCCGGTCGGGGTCGACGGCGGCGAACGCGCGGACCCGGTCGAGGTAGCGGGCGGCGTAGTCGAGGTCCTGGTAGACCCCGGTCCGCACGAGCCCGTGCAGGACCGTGGACCGCGACGCGGCCGGCAGGTCGGCGACGGTGCGGGCGAGCGGCCGCAGGTCCTCCCCCACCAGGGACTCCGGGTCGGTCGCGGCGATGTCGTTGCGCCGCGCCTGCTCGCGCTCCTTGCGCTCCTCGGCGGAGACGGGGCGGGGCCCGATCGCGATGTCGACGGTCGCCGGCGCGCGTGGCGCGGGCGGGGCGGGGGCGAGTGCGGCGGTGGCGGCGTCGAACCCGCCCGCGAACGCGGCCAGGCTCGGCTCGACGCCCTTGCCGGCGTCGCGGATGGCCTGCTCGAAGCGGTCCCGGGAGAAGGGCAGCGCCCCCGACCCGGCGAGCGCCCCGAACAGCGCCGCGGAGATCACGCTGCGGTGTTCCTCGGCGATCGCGGCGAAGTCCGCGGCGACCAGGTGCCGCGCGGCGCGGCCCGCCGCGGCGACGAGCTCGTCGGAGTCGACGCGGCCGTCACCGAGGTGCATCTTCTCGTCGATGGAGTAGACGCGGTTGGTCGAGGTGATCAGCGTGGTGCGGTCGGGGGTGGCGAAGCCGCGTTGCACGGCGCGACCGCACTCCATCAGCTCCGAGGCGACGACGACGTCGACCTCGCCGGGCGTCGGGAACACCGACAGCACCGGCTCGGCCCGGCCCGCGCCGTCGGGCGAGTCGCTCTCGGGCAGCGGGGGGTGCAGCTCGGCGTAGTAGACGGTCGCCCCGGTCCGCTGGGCGACGCCGGCGACCGAGGTGGTCTGTGCGTGGTAGCCGGCGGCCTCGGCGACGGCGACGACCCAGTCGGCGAGCACCCCGCCGCCCTCGCCGCCCATCGCGAGGATCGCGAGGGTGATCGGGCGGTTCCCGGCGTACCAGGACGCGGTGCCGGTCCGGGTCGGTGCGGGCATCACGGTGGGCATCAGGCTGCCTCCATCCGAGCGGCGCGGCGCTCCAGGCCACGTCCGACGAGGGTGATCCACCAGGACCGGACGCGGGCGCGGACCCGCTCGCCGGCCGTGGGGTTGTCGACGACGTCGGTGCGATAGAACGACGGGCACAGCACCGCCGCGTGGGCGTTGTTGCCGCAGACCCCGCACCCGACGCAGGAGTCGAGCACGGTCGCGATCGGGTCGGTGCGCAGCGGGTCCGGGTTGTCGGTGATCGTCAGCGACGGGCAGCCGGAGATCCGGATGCAGGCGTGGTCGCCGGTGCAGGTCTCCGGGTCGACGCCGAAGCGTTCGCGCACGACGCGCTCGCCGCGCTTGAGCCTGGCCGCGCGGTCCTTCTTGACCCGGCGCTGCCGGTTGAGCTGGCACTCCGACTGCATGACCAGCAGCTCGGGGCCGGGCTCCCTGCGGCGGAACGCCTTCAGGAAGGTGTCGCGGACGCGGGCCACGTCGTAGGTGTGGTCGATCGTGGTGGCGTTGGTGATGCCGAGCCCCCGGGCGGCCTTCTCGATGGGGTGCTTGGTCGAGCGGCGCTCCAGGTCTGCGTGGCTGGACAGCACGTCCTGCCCGCCGGTGGCGGCGGCGTAGTCGTTGTCGACGACCACCATGACCTGGTCGGACTTGTTGAACACCGCGTTCCCGACGCCGGACACGAGCCCGTTGTGCCAGAAGCCGCCGTCGCCCATGATCGACACGGGCCGCTTCTCGGCACCGCCGCCGGCCAGCGCGGACGAGCCCGCGGCGCCCATGCCGTAGCCCATCGTCGTCGCGCCCAGGTCGAACGGGGCATTGATGGCGAACAGGTGGCAGCCGATGTCGGCGGAGATCTGGTGCTGCCCGGTCTCGCGCTCGGCGAGCTTGAGGCCGGAGAAGATCGGGCGCTCCGGGCAGCCGGTGCACAGGCCCGGCGGGCGCGGGCGCACGACCTCGGCGGCGACCCGTGGCGCGAACGGGCTCGCCGGGTCGGCCGGGTCGCGCAGCAGCGACGGCCGGTGGGTGACGACGTCGGGGGCGTACTTGCCGAGGAACTGGTCCAGTCCGCGGGTGATGACCTGGGCGGTGTACTCGCCGCCCGCGGCCAGCATGTCCTTGCCGTGCAGCACGGTCGGGACGTCGGCACGGCGCAGGATGGCGTGCAGGTTCTGCTCGATGTAGTCGGGCTGCCCCTCCTCGACCATGATCACGGCGCGCTTGCCGGCGCAGAACTCGACGATCTCGGAGTCGACGACCGGGTAGGTCACGTTCATGACGTAGGTCGGGACGCGGGTGCGGCCGAGCGTGTCGGAGGCACCGAGCAGCTCCATCGACCGGTTCAGGGTGTTGTACAGCCCGCCCTGGACGATGATGCCCACGTCGGAGGCGGTGCCGTCACCGGGGAACAGCTCGTTGAGTCCGTGCTCCCGGATGAACTCGACCGCCCGGGGCCAGCGGTCCTCCAGCTTCTCCCGCTCGTGGGCGAACGACGCGGGCGGCAGCACGATCCGGTCGACGCTGCGCCGCGGGGCGTCCGCGGCCTGGGCGACGGTCATCGGCGGCCGCACGTTGTCCTTGGCGACGAACCCGCCGTGCAGGTGGCAGGACCGCAGCCGCAGCTCCAGGAAGACCGGGGTGTTCGACGCCTCGGACAGCGCGAACCCGGATTCCACCGCGTTCACGATCGCGGTCGTGTCGGCGCGCGGGTCGAGCAGCCACATCTGCGACTTCATCGCGAACGCGTGCACCCGCTCCTGCATGATCGAGGAGCCCTCGCCGTAGTCCTCGCCGAGGATCACCAGCGCACCACCGGTGACCCCGCCCGAGGCGAGGTTGGCCAGGGCGTCGGAGGCGACGTTCGTGCCGACCGGGGACTTGAAGGTGATCGCGCCGCGCAGCGGGTGGTGCACCGACGCGGCCAGCATGGCCGCGGCCGTCGCCTCGGAGGCGGAGTTCTCGAACCGGACGTCGAGCTCGTCGAGGATCTCGCGGGCGTCGCCGAGGACGTCCATGAGGTGCGAGATCGGCGCGCCCTGGTAGCCGCCGACGTAGGCGACGCCGGACT is a window from the Pseudonocardia sp. HH130629-09 genome containing:
- a CDS encoding indolepyruvate ferredoxin oxidoreductase subunit alpha, producing MAERSFAAEVQKLRAGAGETLHVEGILAVTKALLQSGVAYVGGYQGAPISHLMDVLGDAREILDELDVRFENSASEATAAAMLAASVHHPLRGAITFKSPVGTNVASDALANLASGGVTGGALVILGEDYGEGSSIMQERVHAFAMKSQMWLLDPRADTTAIVNAVESGFALSEASNTPVFLELRLRSCHLHGGFVAKDNVRPPMTVAQAADAPRRSVDRIVLPPASFAHEREKLEDRWPRAVEFIREHGLNELFPGDGTASDVGIIVQGGLYNTLNRSMELLGASDTLGRTRVPTYVMNVTYPVVDSEIVEFCAGKRAVIMVEEGQPDYIEQNLHAILRRADVPTVLHGKDMLAAGGEYTAQVITRGLDQFLGKYAPDVVTHRPSLLRDPADPASPFAPRVAAEVVRPRPPGLCTGCPERPIFSGLKLAERETGQHQISADIGCHLFAINAPFDLGATTMGYGMGAAGSSALAGGGAEKRPVSIMGDGGFWHNGLVSGVGNAVFNKSDQVMVVVDNDYAAATGGQDVLSSHADLERRSTKHPIEKAARGLGITNATTIDHTYDVARVRDTFLKAFRRREPGPELLVMQSECQLNRQRRVKKDRAARLKRGERVVRERFGVDPETCTGDHACIRISGCPSLTITDNPDPLRTDPIATVLDSCVGCGVCGNNAHAAVLCPSFYRTDVVDNPTAGERVRARVRSWWITLVGRGLERRAARMEAA